From the Lolium rigidum isolate FL_2022 chromosome 2, APGP_CSIRO_Lrig_0.1, whole genome shotgun sequence genome, one window contains:
- the LOC124690230 gene encoding protein ROLLING AND ERECT LEAF 2-like has translation MGLAWSRQGDASRAAAREHTKRCRERLRLMREAVRLRRQLAASHAGYLKSLALVASTLTRFAVGEPLPVSDHTPPAVLVHRPVVVPSTPPPLLRSIEQQQQQRERQEQDGVVAAEAPVETARRDNQGGEELRTAVRHRSLAEVAAGLEEYFVKVSVAGDAVSSLLEASNAGYHGGSTSFLGALCCLSAPSVSHDRIDSMHGGRRHSSTLQQLMAWEKKLYREVKERERLQLRHDKKLTQLRDQEYSRKINVDIQKLKASWDRARAQLDTASQAVDASSTAISGLRDTHLARQVLGLCHATRDMWKAIRQHHEAQCLIAQQLRGLSSRTSMDPTTEIHHEATRALEAAMSAWCAALGHVAKHQREYVHALHGWLKLTLAPINGAQQAPSSPVAAEFAEFVDRWGKVLDRVHCAEVLKSIKNFAGSTHALYAHQSDELRVARRVRRYSRELDRKSRMLRQVESSYYDSYVPAGFSMWNRGGRHWRDHDRMQVHDARNEVARRKEEIAVCRRMLEDEMRRHAKAIDGTRAAAVTGVQGTLPAVFQAMAAFSASHANALEAVCRHGSNHQ, from the exons ATGGGACTGGCGTGGTCGCGCCAGGGGGACGCCagccgcgcggcggcgcgcgagcaCACGAAGCGGTGCAGGGAGCGGCTCCGGCTCATGAGGGAGGCCGTGCGGCTGCGCCGCCAGCTCGCCGCCTCGCACGCCGGGTACCTCAAGTCGCTCGCCCTCGTGGCCTCCACCCTCACCCGCTTCGCGGTCGGCGAGCCGCTCCCCGTGTCCGACCACACCCCGCCCGCCGTGCTCGTGCACCGCCCCGTCGTGGTgccctccacgccgccgccgctcctccgctCCAtcgagcaacagcagcagcagcgcgaGCGGCAGGAGCAGGACGGTGTCGTTGCCGCCGAGGCGCCGGTTGAAACCGCTCGCCGGGATAATCAAGGCGGAGAGGAGCTGCGGACGGCGGTGAGGCACCGGAGCCtcgcggaggtggcggcggggttgGAGGAGTACTTCGTCAAGGTTAGCGTCGCCGGCGACGCGGTGTCAAGCCTGCTCGAGGCCAGCAACGCCGGGTACCATG GTGGATCCACCAGCTTCTTGGGCGCGCTCTGCTGCCTGTCGGCGCCGTCGGTTTCGCACGACCGCATCGACAGCATGCACGGCGGCCGGCGGCATAGCTCCACCTTGCAGCAGCTCATGGCGTGGGAGAAGAAGCTGTACCGGGAGGTCAAGGAGCGGGAGCGGCTGCAGCTCCGCCACGACAAGAAGCTTACGCAGCTGCGGGACCAGGAGTACAGCAGGAAGATCAACGTGGACATCCAGAAGCTCAAGGCCTCGTGGGACAGGGCGCGCGCGCAGCTCGACACCGCCTCCCAGGCCGTGGACGCgagctccaccgccatctccgggCTCCGGGACACCCACCTCGCGCGCCAGGTGCTCGGGCTCTGCCACGCCACGCGCGACATGTGGAAGGCGATACGGCAGCACCACGAGGCGCAGTGCCTGATCGCGCAGCAGCTGCGCGGGCTTAGCAGCCGGACGTCCATGGATCCGACCACGGAGATCCACCACGAGGCCACGCGCGCGCTCGAGGCCGCCATGTCGGCCTGGTGCGCGGCCCTGGGCCACGTCGCCAAGCACCAGCGCGAGTACGTCCACGCCCTGCACGGCTGGCTCAAGCTCACGCTGGCGCCGATCAACGGCGCCCAGCAGGCACCATCCTCCCCCGTTGCAGCGGAGTTCGCGGAATTCGTCGATCGGTGGGGGAAGGTGCTCGACCGCGTGCACTGCGCCGAGGTGCTCAAGTCGATCAAGAACTTCGCCGGCTCCACCCACGCGCTCTACGCGCACCAGAGCGACGAGCTCCGGGTGGCGCGCCGGGTCCGGCGGTACTCCCGCGAGCTCGACCGCAAGTCCCGGATGCTGCGGCAGGTTGAGAGCAGCTACTACGACTCGTACGTGCCGGCGGGGTTCTCCATGTGGAACCGCGGCGGGAGACACTGGAGGGACCACGACAGGATGCAGGTGCACGACGCGCGCAACGAGGTGGCGCGCCGCAAGGAGGAGATCGCCGTGTGCCGGAGGATGCTGGAGGACGAGATGAGGAGGCACGCCAAGGCTATCGACGGGACAAGGGCTGCGGCGGTGACCGGCGTCCAAGGGACGCTACCTGCGGTCTTCCAGGCCATGGCTGCGTTCTCGGCGTCGCATGCCAACGCGCTCGAGGCTGTGTGCAGGCACGGCAGTAACCACCAGTAA